In the Podospora pseudocomata strain CBS 415.72m chromosome 5, whole genome shotgun sequence genome, one interval contains:
- a CDS encoding hypothetical protein (COG:O; EggNog:ENOG503P3R7): MRESIWTLYTLAVLLQRVLAWEHLEGKELETTLGARDRTLVASEINEINPPAGIDTCHFSREHTQALEPEWAALQKQNQEDVYVSIDCSQDAKLCQKYNVRSCPTIRLYKQDGSYTSYRGPRKTQPIKSFVQRQSRPVVSYVNDQSMLSFQTSDDITFIGHFGPSEKQIKEDFTKLAKQYHDRFSFAIADYTLPKVLVECFNNVDETSLSATSNDVASPGALQDFIFSCSTPLIPEMTRRNEIDFFQSGKSIVYFFAHSQQKKDAFVSDIRPLAKKYDEYLHFVTIDAKEYADAAKLMGLKEGRTGLSVQNPNNGDIFPYAKKEAISAAVVEAFLVDIIQGKVKPWRGEEPHQQGHDEL; the protein is encoded by the exons ATGAGAGAGTCAATCTGGACGTTGTACACTCTTGCGGTGTTGTTGCAGCGCGTCTTGGCATGGGAGCATCTCGAAGGCAAGGAACTAGAGACAACGCTCGGAGCTCGCGACCGGACACTTGTTGCAT CAGAAATCAACGAAATCAACCCACCTGCTGGTATTGATACCTGCCATTTTTCTAGGGAACACACTCAAGCCTTGGAACCTGAATGGGCCGCCCTCCAGAAACAAAACCAAGAAGATGTCTATGTTAGTATAGACTGCTCGCAAGACGCAAAGCTGTGCCAAAAGTACAATGTCCGATCATGTCCGACGATCCGACTCTACAAACAAGATGGCTCTTACACTTCCTATCGTGGTCCGCGCAAAACTCAGCCTATCAAGTCATTTGTACAGAGACAGAGTCGCCCCGTCGTCTCTTATGTGAACGACCAGTCCATGCTATCATTCCAGACATCTGACGATATCACATTCATCGGTCACTTTGGGCCTAGTGAGAAACAAATCAAGGAGGATTTTACGAAGCTGGCAAAACAGTATCATGATCGATTTTCCTTTGCCATTGCCGACTACACTCTCCCGAAGGTACTTGTTGAGTGTTTCAATAATGTCGACGAAACAAGTCTGTCGGCCACCAGCAACGACGTGGCCAGCCCTGGGGCGCTCCAAGACTTCATCTTCAGTTGCTCGACACCACTGATCCCTGAAATGACCCGAAGAAATGAAATCGACTTCTTTCAG TCAGGGAAAAGTATCGTTTACTTCTTCGCCCATTCTCAGCAGAAAAAGGACGCATTTGTCTCCGATATTCGACCATTGGCCAAGAAATACGACGAGTATCTTCACTTTGTTACCATTGACGCAAAAGAGTACGCCGACGCAGCCAAATTGATGGGCCTGAAAGAGGGTAGGACAGGTTTGTCGGTGCAGAATCCCAACAACGGAGACATCTTTCCTTATGCTAAAAAGGAAGCCATTTCGGCGGCTGTAGTGGAGGCATTTCTGGTGGACATTATCCAAGGGAAGGTGAAGccttggagaggagaggagccACACCAGCAGGGGCATGATGAGCTTTAG
- the MVD1 gene encoding diphosphomevalonate decarboxylase (BUSCO:EOG09263BG5; EggNog:ENOG503NW3F; COG:I), whose amino-acid sequence MSDKVYRASTTAPVNIAVVKYWGKRDAKLNLPTNSSLSVTLSQADLRTLTTASCSASFSASEGDSLLLNGEPSDISGARTQACLRELRSRRAALEAADPSLPKLSTYPLRLVSENNFPTAAGLASSAAGFAALVRAIANLYELPASPSELSLIARQGSGSACRSLFGGYVAWRMGDKADGTDSMADQVAEASHWPDMRALVLVVSAAKKGVSSSSGMQQTVATSGLFRERIATVVPENMAIMEKAIAEKDFEKFAEVTMRDSNSFHATCADTYPPIFYMNDVSRAAIRAVEAINEKAGKSVAAYTFDAGPNAVIYYQEKDTEAVVGTFYHVLQGADIGGWKSADIKGLKPTISLDENVAGLLKAGVSRVIMTGVGEGPVKTDEFLVAEDGTPAKR is encoded by the exons ATGTCTGACAAAGTCTACCGCGCGAGCACCACGGCGCCCGTCAACATTGCCGTCGTCAA GTACTGGGGCAAGCGTGATGCCAaactcaacctccccacaaACAGCTCTCTGAGCGTCACCCTCTCTCAAGCCGACCTTCGTACCCTGACGACGGCCTCATGCTCTGCCTCGTTTTCTGCCAGCGAAGGCgactccctccttctcaacggCGAGCCATCCGATATTTCGGGTGCCCGAACCCAAGCATGCCTCCGTGAACTGCGCTCTCGCCGCGCCGCCCTCGAAGCTGCCgatccctccctccctaaGCTTTCCACctaccccctccgcctcgtctCCGAGAACAACttccccaccgccgccggtctggcctcctcggccgctgGCTTCGCTGCCCTTGTTcgcgccatcgccaacctctACGAGCTCccagcctccccctccgagTTGAGCTTGATCGCCCGCCAAGGCTCTGGCTCTGCTTGCCGCAGTCTCTTTGGTGGTTATGTTGCCTGGAGAATGGGCGACAAGGCTGATGGCACCGACTCGATGGCCGATCAAGTTGCCGAGGCCTCGCACTGGCCCGACATGCGCGCCTTGGTTTTGGTTGTCTCTGCTGCCAAGAAGGGCGTCAGCTCTAGCTCTGGTATGCAGCAGACAGTTGCTACCTCTGGCCTCTTCCGCGAGCGCATCGCCACCGTTGTGCCCGAGAACATGGCCATCATGGAGAAGGCGATCGCCGAAAAGGACTTTGAGAAGTTCGCCGAGGTCACCATGAGGGATAGCAACTCGTTCCATGCTACCTGCGCTGACACATATCCGCCCATCTTCTACATGAACGATGTTTCGAGAGCCGCCATCCGGGCTGTGGAGGCCATCAACGAGAAGGCTGGCAAGAGTGTGGCGGCGTACACCTTCGACGCCGGCCCGAACGCTGTCATCTACTACCAGGAGAAGGACACGGAAGCTGTTGTGGGCACGTTCTACCATGTTCTCCAGGGTGCGGATATCGGCGGGTGGAAGAGTGCGGACATCAAGGGTCTCAAGCCCACCATCTCGCTTGATGAGAATGTTGCTGGCCTGTTGAAGGCCGGTGTTAGCCGGGTTATCATGACGGGTGTCGGCGAGGGGCCGGTCAAGACAGACGAGTTTCTTGTTGCTGAGGACGGAACTCCGGCGAAAAGGTGA